From Myxococcales bacterium, a single genomic window includes:
- a CDS encoding beta-galactosidase, with protein sequence MPFSAVCLAATLGMNVHLPPSDTLDLAQELGGQWIRIDFNWDIGEPQKGKLDWTVFDKVLDAAKARNLKVFATIGYTPAWASLGNAKGDGNNNDVPDAAAYKAFVLAATQRYADGRVAAWGTWNEPNLGDFFEGSKQQWIDNAFIPAIDAIKQGCPSCLIVGPELATISDKYAEYLDAALAARGSDLDAVSWHIYASFPEDDPAAGTSKDSFYNKLDAHRVLKIGTTTVYEGPLSVRETLLAKGFGGLPVWITETGREAQVTSATELETQRKYTERVMQAQNKRTWWQKTFIYELTEEHPNGLWPDIHWGLALRTHDPDGSYADNFQRKPAFDELKTCIASSPTGSGGSPGGGGAAGSASGGAAGTASGGTPGGGGASGSASGGSAGTGASSAGGTSGSSGPGGATGGTTDDDGGCGCSVPRAPATGAWLSLLAAASLALRRLRRR encoded by the coding sequence ATGCCTTTCTCCGCCGTGTGCCTGGCCGCCACTCTCGGCATGAACGTTCACTTGCCGCCGAGCGACACGCTCGATCTGGCCCAAGAGCTCGGTGGTCAGTGGATCCGCATCGACTTCAACTGGGACATCGGCGAGCCGCAAAAGGGCAAGCTCGACTGGACGGTGTTCGACAAGGTGCTCGACGCCGCCAAGGCCCGCAACCTGAAGGTGTTCGCCACCATCGGTTACACCCCCGCGTGGGCCAGCCTCGGCAATGCGAAAGGGGACGGCAACAACAACGACGTGCCAGACGCCGCGGCCTACAAGGCGTTCGTGCTCGCGGCGACGCAGCGTTATGCCGACGGGCGGGTTGCCGCCTGGGGCACGTGGAACGAACCGAACCTGGGGGACTTCTTTGAAGGCTCGAAGCAACAGTGGATCGACAACGCCTTCATCCCCGCAATCGACGCCATCAAACAGGGCTGCCCGAGCTGCCTTATCGTGGGCCCCGAGCTCGCGACGATCAGCGACAAGTACGCGGAGTACCTCGACGCAGCGCTGGCGGCGCGCGGCTCGGATCTCGATGCGGTCAGCTGGCACATCTACGCCTCGTTCCCCGAAGACGACCCGGCGGCCGGCACCAGCAAGGACAGCTTCTACAACAAGCTCGACGCCCATCGAGTGCTCAAGATCGGCACGACCACGGTCTACGAAGGGCCGCTCAGCGTGCGCGAGACGCTGCTGGCAAAGGGCTTTGGCGGTCTGCCCGTGTGGATCACCGAGACGGGTCGCGAGGCGCAGGTCACGAGCGCGACCGAGCTGGAGACCCAACGCAAGTACACCGAACGCGTGATGCAGGCGCAGAACAAGCGCACGTGGTGGCAGAAGACGTTCATCTACGAGCTCACGGAGGAGCACCCGAACGGGCTCTGGCCCGACATCCACTGGGGCCTCGCGCTGCGCACTCACGATCCCGATGGGAGCTACGCCGACAACTTCCAGCGCAAGCCCGCGTTCGACGAATTGAAGACGTGCATTGCATCGAGCCCGACCGGCAGCGGCGGCAGTCCTGGCGGCGGCGGCGCAGCCGGTTCGGCCAGCGGTGGCGCCGCGGGCACGGCGAGCGGCGGCACTCCAGGCGGCGGGGGCGCGTCCGGCTCGGCGAGCGGCGGTAGCGCCGGCACCGGCGCGAGCTCAGCCGGTGGCACGAGCGGCTCATCCGGCCCAGGTGGGGCAACCGGCGGCACCACGGACGACGACGGCGGCTGCGGCTGCAGCGTGCCGCGGGCACCCGCGACCGGCGCGTGGTTGAGCTTGCTCGCAGCGGCGTCGCTGGCGTTGCGCAGGCTGCGTAGGCGCTGA
- a CDS encoding VWA domain-containing protein, whose protein sequence is MGSPALLLALACGAAPTDGPVEEAAGTSGQVGAGGSGDAAIAFGGAPNGGGSPTLGCGGPCPGGTFCSPSGQCIADGTCSVDADCAAGLACDTTLGKCTPGGGCGAKPFQITALKPNVLIALDRSGSMGKSVPGAGKSRWQVAQAALDKLFASYKDTIGFGLVMFSACNGPGCAPGKISNPIGSYTTDIQKSILASQLCNSGKAETVIGGTLNGLIGEVSLQVADRPNVIVLMTDGADNCGGGGAKAAAQLLAQAVPVKTYVVGFSGDVNAGELTAIAKAAGTAPYFQADTGTQLDTALSQIANNVATCTFKLDQVPPSGSLWVFFDKDPTGIAKDPNNGFDYDAASNTLTFNGASCAQIQQGKVTAIDVIYACSKPTPS, encoded by the coding sequence TTGGGTTCCCCAGCCCTGTTGCTGGCGCTCGCCTGTGGGGCGGCTCCAACCGATGGGCCCGTGGAGGAGGCGGCCGGGACGTCGGGCCAGGTCGGAGCGGGTGGGTCCGGCGACGCGGCGATCGCTTTCGGAGGTGCACCGAACGGTGGAGGTTCTCCGACCCTGGGTTGCGGGGGTCCCTGCCCGGGCGGGACGTTCTGTAGCCCGAGCGGCCAGTGCATCGCCGACGGAACCTGCAGTGTCGACGCGGACTGTGCCGCCGGGCTCGCCTGCGACACGACGCTCGGCAAGTGCACGCCGGGCGGGGGTTGTGGCGCAAAACCTTTCCAGATCACGGCCCTCAAGCCCAACGTGCTGATCGCGCTCGACCGCTCCGGGAGCATGGGCAAGAGCGTGCCGGGGGCGGGCAAGAGCCGCTGGCAGGTGGCGCAAGCCGCGCTCGACAAGCTGTTTGCCAGTTACAAGGACACGATCGGTTTCGGCCTCGTGATGTTCTCCGCCTGCAACGGGCCGGGATGCGCGCCGGGCAAGATCTCGAACCCCATCGGGTCTTACACGACCGACATCCAGAAGAGCATTCTTGCCTCGCAACTCTGCAACAGTGGGAAAGCCGAGACGGTGATTGGCGGGACGCTGAATGGACTCATCGGTGAGGTGAGCCTGCAGGTCGCGGACCGGCCGAACGTGATTGTCTTGATGACGGACGGAGCGGACAACTGCGGGGGTGGGGGGGCCAAGGCCGCGGCTCAGCTGCTCGCCCAAGCGGTGCCCGTGAAGACTTACGTCGTGGGGTTCTCGGGAGATGTGAACGCGGGGGAGCTCACGGCCATCGCCAAGGCCGCCGGCACTGCGCCCTACTTTCAGGCTGATACCGGAACCCAGCTCGATACAGCGCTCTCGCAGATCGCGAACAACGTCGCGACCTGCACCTTCAAGCTCGACCAGGTCCCGCCTTCTGGCTCTCTCTGGGTGTTCTTCGACAAGGACCCGACCGGGATCGCAAAGGACCCGAACAACGGCTTCGACTACGACGCCGCCAGCAACACGCTGACGTTCAACGGGGCGTCGTGTGCGCAGATCCAGCAAGGAAAAGTCACGGCTATCGACGTGATCTACGCCTGTAGCAAGCCGACACCGTCTTGA
- a CDS encoding sigma-54-dependent Fis family transcriptional regulator, producing the protein MRPRSLSLLIAATDDAAAHELAGLAADAGVAPRRVQNGGSALELLRAGDFDALVCDLTLPDMAVAELVAEVQKLDASLPVVVMVEAGRIGEGVAAVRAGASDFLRKPLDREEVNYVVDKVLRGATADDDEPPRSMVMPPELRMIGGSKAMLDLTQTLRRAADGIATVLIRGESGSGKELVARQVHQLSPRRSGPFVKVHCAALPDNLLESELFGYEKGAFTGATARKPGRVELAEGGTLFLDEIGDISAATQVKLLRVLQDRQYERLGGTETLDADVRFVVATHRDLDAMVREGSFRADLFYRLNVVSLEVPPLRARPDDIEPLALHFCDSVAKANGRAGVALDVDALGVLRHQPWPGNVRQLQNFIERLVVLSKAPRVRKSDVEHELSRQAGPAGFAEAEGLAPKVSLESTAIDLSQAVSKAERRAIARALEKAAGNRNLAARLLGISRRSLYYKLEEHGIE; encoded by the coding sequence ATGCGCCCGCGCAGCCTGAGCCTTCTGATTGCAGCCACCGACGACGCTGCCGCCCACGAGCTGGCGGGGCTAGCGGCGGACGCAGGCGTCGCGCCGCGGCGGGTGCAGAACGGCGGGAGCGCCCTCGAGCTGCTGCGCGCGGGTGACTTCGATGCGCTCGTGTGCGACCTCACGTTGCCGGACATGGCGGTGGCCGAGCTCGTGGCCGAGGTGCAAAAGCTCGATGCGAGCCTGCCGGTGGTCGTCATGGTCGAGGCCGGGCGCATCGGTGAAGGGGTCGCCGCCGTGCGGGCCGGGGCCAGCGACTTCCTGCGCAAACCCCTCGACCGTGAGGAGGTCAACTACGTCGTCGACAAGGTGCTGCGCGGCGCGACGGCGGACGACGACGAGCCGCCGCGCTCCATGGTCATGCCGCCCGAGCTGCGGATGATCGGCGGGTCGAAGGCGATGCTGGACCTGACGCAGACGCTGAGACGCGCGGCAGACGGCATCGCGACCGTGCTCATCCGGGGCGAGAGCGGCTCCGGCAAAGAGCTGGTTGCACGCCAGGTCCACCAGCTCAGCCCGCGTCGCAGCGGGCCCTTCGTGAAGGTGCACTGCGCCGCGCTGCCCGACAACCTGCTCGAGAGTGAGCTGTTCGGGTACGAGAAGGGTGCGTTCACCGGGGCGACCGCGCGAAAACCGGGGCGGGTGGAGCTGGCCGAAGGCGGCACGTTGTTCCTGGACGAGATCGGTGACATCAGCGCTGCGACGCAGGTGAAGCTGTTGCGGGTCCTGCAAGACCGACAGTACGAGCGGCTGGGCGGCACCGAGACTCTCGACGCCGACGTGCGTTTCGTCGTGGCCACCCACCGCGATCTCGACGCGATGGTGCGTGAGGGCAGCTTTCGCGCGGATCTCTTCTACCGCTTGAATGTCGTTTCGCTGGAGGTGCCGCCGCTGCGAGCGCGACCCGACGACATCGAGCCTCTCGCGCTGCACTTCTGCGACAGCGTTGCGAAGGCCAATGGGCGGGCGGGGGTCGCCCTCGACGTGGACGCGCTCGGTGTCCTCCGGCATCAGCCGTGGCCAGGCAACGTGCGCCAGCTTCAGAACTTCATCGAACGGCTGGTCGTCTTGAGCAAGGCGCCCCGCGTGCGCAAGAGCGACGTGGAACACGAGCTCTCGCGCCAGGCCGGGCCCGCGGGGTTTGCCGAAGCGGAGGGGCTTGCACCAAAGGTCTCGCTCGAGAGCACGGCCATCGATCTGTCGCAGGCCGTCAGCAAGGCCGAGCGTCGTGCCATCGCTCGCGCCCTGGAAAAGGCAGCCGGCAACCGCAACCTCGCCGCGCGCTTGCTCGGGATCAGCCGCCGGAGCCTGTACTACAAGCTCGAAGAACACGGCATCGAGTAG
- a CDS encoding aldo/keto reductase, with translation MEYRNLGSSGVKVSSLCFGAMTFGEADDKSFMHQIGSDEATSHALLDRALDAGVNFIDTADVYGQDGLSERVLGAWFAKGSGRREKVVLATKFRFTMGDSANKSGASRYRIVRCVEESLRRLRTDRIDLYQIHMQDITTPEEETVRALDDLVRAGKVVYLGASNYAAYRLVDSLWIAKHEHRARFVTLQAQYSLVVRDLEREHQPLCRAFGLGILPWSPLAGGFLSGKYQRGAAAPEGSRFKKLEARYARFDTDKNWKIVDAVASIAKETGASPSQVALAWVLSRDCVSSVIFGARSTAQLDDNLAAASLVLDAEHRRLLDDASSIELGYPYGFMSDIQGRW, from the coding sequence ATGGAATACCGGAATCTCGGCAGCAGCGGCGTCAAGGTCTCTAGCCTGTGTTTCGGCGCGATGACCTTCGGTGAGGCGGACGACAAGTCCTTCATGCACCAGATCGGGAGTGACGAGGCCACGAGCCACGCGTTGCTCGACCGGGCCCTCGACGCGGGGGTCAACTTCATCGACACCGCCGACGTGTACGGCCAAGACGGCCTCTCGGAACGTGTGCTCGGTGCGTGGTTCGCGAAGGGCAGCGGACGGCGAGAGAAGGTCGTCCTGGCGACCAAGTTTCGCTTCACGATGGGGGACAGCGCGAACAAGAGCGGCGCCTCTCGCTATCGCATCGTGCGCTGCGTCGAGGAAAGTTTGCGCCGACTGCGCACGGACCGCATCGACCTGTATCAGATCCACATGCAGGACATCACGACTCCGGAGGAGGAGACCGTGCGCGCGCTCGACGACCTGGTGCGCGCGGGCAAGGTCGTCTACCTCGGAGCGTCGAACTACGCCGCGTACCGGCTGGTCGACAGCCTGTGGATCGCAAAGCACGAACACCGCGCTCGTTTCGTGACGCTCCAGGCCCAGTACAGCCTCGTGGTGCGGGACCTCGAGCGCGAACACCAGCCGCTCTGCCGCGCGTTCGGCCTCGGGATCTTGCCCTGGTCTCCGCTGGCCGGAGGTTTTCTCAGCGGCAAATATCAGCGCGGGGCGGCGGCGCCGGAGGGGTCGCGCTTCAAGAAGCTCGAAGCCCGCTACGCCCGCTTCGACACCGACAAGAATTGGAAGATCGTCGATGCCGTCGCGAGCATCGCGAAGGAAACTGGTGCCAGCCCGTCCCAGGTGGCGCTGGCGTGGGTGCTCAGCCGAGATTGTGTGTCGAGCGTCATCTTCGGCGCGCGTTCGACGGCGCAGCTCGATGACAACCTGGCGGCTGCGTCCCTGGTGCTCGACGCCGAGCACCGGCGCTTGCTCGACGATGCGAGCTCCATCGAGCTCGGCTATCCCTACGGTTTCATGTCCGACATCCAGGGGCGCTGGTAG
- a CDS encoding 2-dehydropantoate 2-reductase, with protein sequence MSLAVQVLNIGVIGAGSIGCWVGGMLASADVGHVTFVGRQRVRDEIAEHGLIVRGMDDAGAPVPPERYSFVTDAKGLAACELVLCSVKSAQTDEAGATLAGVLGRSAVVVSLQNGLGNAKALRSKLGDRRVVAGIVGFNVVSRGGGVFQRTMSGPLTFERCEHPGWRAALDGLGRLRVELEELDDIAPAQATKLLINLNNAVSAISGAPTRELLASAGYRRIVAALVEEGLLVLRAAGYRPARLRGVPVGWMPPVLRLPSPIVRVVLRAQMRVDAEARSSMWEDLTRGRPTEVDWLNGEIVRLADKSGVSAPLNRRLVELVHDAERAGRGPVGMSAEQLWRALTA encoded by the coding sequence GTCATCGGGGCCGGATCGATCGGCTGCTGGGTCGGCGGCATGCTCGCCAGCGCAGACGTGGGTCACGTCACGTTCGTGGGCCGGCAACGGGTTCGTGACGAAATTGCGGAGCACGGGCTGATCGTTCGCGGCATGGACGACGCTGGAGCGCCGGTGCCACCGGAGCGGTACAGTTTCGTCACCGATGCGAAGGGGCTCGCCGCTTGTGAGCTCGTGCTCTGTTCGGTGAAGAGCGCCCAGACCGACGAGGCCGGTGCGACCCTAGCAGGAGTGCTCGGGAGGTCCGCGGTCGTGGTCAGCCTGCAGAATGGCCTTGGCAACGCCAAGGCTCTGCGTTCGAAGCTGGGCGACCGACGCGTCGTCGCGGGCATCGTCGGCTTCAACGTCGTGTCGCGCGGAGGCGGTGTATTCCAGCGCACGATGAGCGGCCCGTTGACGTTCGAGCGTTGTGAGCACCCGGGTTGGCGCGCGGCGCTCGACGGGCTCGGGCGCCTCCGGGTCGAGCTCGAAGAGCTGGATGACATCGCTCCGGCGCAGGCGACGAAGCTCTTGATCAACCTCAACAACGCCGTCAGCGCGATCTCCGGGGCGCCGACTCGTGAGCTGCTGGCGTCGGCCGGCTACCGGCGGATCGTGGCGGCGCTCGTCGAGGAGGGTCTGCTCGTGCTGCGCGCGGCGGGTTACCGTCCGGCGCGCCTGCGCGGTGTCCCGGTGGGCTGGATGCCGCCCGTGTTGCGCCTGCCGTCGCCCATCGTCCGTGTCGTGCTCCGGGCGCAGATGCGGGTTGATGCCGAGGCACGCTCGTCGATGTGGGAAGACCTGACGCGCGGTCGTCCAACCGAGGTCGACTGGCTGAACGGGGAGATCGTGCGACTGGCAGACAAGTCGGGGGTGAGCGCGCCGCTCAATCGCAGGCTGGTCGAGCTGGTTCACGACGCCGAGCGCGCGGGTCGCGGCCCGGTGGGCATGAGCGCCGAACAGCTGTGGAGGGCGCTGACGGCCTGA